Proteins encoded in a region of the Sphingomonas jaspsi DSM 18422 genome:
- a CDS encoding UDP-N-acetylmuramoyl-tripeptide--D-alanyl-D-alanine ligase: protein MTALWTSDEIVAATGGKLIGASFEVVGVAFDSREIEPGFLFVAMPGTVYDGHQFVAKAIASGAAGVLVSQAVDGPHILVADVPAALTAMAVEARRRMKGTVLGVTGSVGKTSTKEALAAALERFSPHKVHRSVKSYNNHTGVPLSLARMPRDSRYAVLEMGMNNAGEIAALTRLVRPHVALITAIASAHIENLGSMEAIADAKAEIFEGLEPDGVAIIPEDTPHRDRLLKAARRWADRIVTFGSGEADVSALHAVRADNGGSLVTARLVESEVTYTIAQRGDHWVSNSLAVLAAVEAVGADLAVAGLALAEMGGLKGRGERHMLDVDGGQYLLIDESYNANPASMAATLKSLGAERDVKRRIAVLGPMRELGEKAAELHAGLAEAVREAGIDHLILVHADMRPLEDALDGDIIVDRAEGPDDAAELLARIVEPGDAVLVKASNSIGLAKLVERMAGGLATCST from the coding sequence ATGACCGCCTTGTGGACCAGCGATGAAATCGTCGCCGCAACGGGCGGAAAGCTCATCGGCGCGTCATTCGAGGTCGTGGGGGTCGCCTTCGACAGCCGTGAGATAGAGCCCGGCTTCCTGTTCGTCGCCATGCCCGGCACCGTCTATGACGGTCACCAGTTCGTCGCCAAGGCTATCGCATCGGGCGCGGCCGGCGTGCTGGTGTCGCAGGCGGTGGATGGCCCGCACATCCTGGTCGCCGACGTGCCTGCCGCGCTGACCGCGATGGCGGTCGAGGCGCGCCGCCGCATGAAGGGGACTGTCCTCGGCGTCACCGGGTCGGTCGGCAAGACCTCGACCAAGGAGGCGCTGGCCGCCGCGCTCGAACGCTTCTCGCCGCACAAGGTCCATCGGTCGGTCAAAAGCTACAACAATCACACCGGCGTGCCGCTGAGCCTCGCCCGCATGCCGCGCGACAGCCGCTATGCGGTGCTGGAAATGGGCATGAACAACGCGGGCGAGATCGCCGCGCTGACCCGGCTCGTCCGCCCGCATGTCGCGCTGATCACCGCCATCGCCTCGGCCCATATCGAAAACCTCGGGTCGATGGAGGCGATCGCCGACGCCAAGGCCGAAATCTTCGAAGGGCTGGAGCCCGACGGCGTTGCCATCATTCCCGAAGACACGCCCCACCGCGACCGGCTGCTGAAGGCCGCACGCCGATGGGCCGACCGCATCGTCACCTTCGGGTCGGGCGAAGCCGACGTCAGCGCGCTCCACGCGGTCCGCGCCGACAATGGCGGCAGCCTGGTCACCGCGCGGCTGGTCGAAAGCGAAGTCACCTACACCATCGCCCAGCGCGGCGATCATTGGGTGTCCAACTCGCTCGCCGTCCTTGCGGCGGTCGAAGCGGTCGGCGCCGACCTTGCGGTCGCCGGCCTCGCGCTGGCGGAGATGGGCGGCCTCAAGGGTCGCGGCGAACGCCACATGCTCGATGTCGACGGCGGCCAGTATCTGCTGATCGACGAAAGCTACAACGCCAACCCCGCCTCGATGGCCGCGACATTGAAGTCGCTGGGCGCGGAGCGCGACGTCAAGCGCCGCATCGCCGTCCTCGGCCCGATGCGCGAGCTGGGCGAGAAGGCGGCCGAGCTGCACGCCGGCCTCGCCGAAGCGGTGCGCGAAGCAGGCATCGACCACCTCATCCTCGTCCACGCCGACATGCGCCCGCTTGAAGACGCATTGGACGGCGACATCATCGTCGACCGCGCCGAGGGGCCGGACGACGCCGCCGAGCTGCTCGCGCGGATCGTCGAGCCGGGCGACGCGGTCTTGGTCAAGGCATCCAACTCTATCGGGCTTGCGAAGCTGGTCGAACGGATGGCAGGGGGTTTGGCGACGTGCTCTACTTAA
- the murD gene encoding UDP-N-acetylmuramoyl-L-alanine--D-glutamate ligase, producing the protein MITARAFLGKHYAVLGLARSGLATVEALLASGAKVTAWDDREEARAAAPEGTIVDDFVGGDLTRFDSIVVTPGLPLNRHPIAPAAKAAGVEIIGDIELFARARPELPPHRVVGITGTNGKSTTTALIHHILKTAGVPTTMGGNIGLPILAQDPLPEGGVYVLELSSYQIDLTKSLDCDVAVLLNITPDHLDRYESFEAYAASKMRLFEMQSHAHAAVIATDNFWVREYMMAMTGGPGSITHRIPGTQINWEEQTRWPALQGPHNLENVFAAENARVDLGILRDLVWGPGGAFETYPGLLHRMERIRDIDGVLYVNDSKATNAEAAAPALAAYPRIRWIVGGQAKTESLGDTEKHLGHVVKAYAIGEAGPMFARLLRDHGIEVAESGTLDAAVRAAAAEAQDGETVLLSPACASFDQFANFEARGDAFRQLVSEL; encoded by the coding sequence GTGATCACGGCCCGGGCCTTCTTGGGAAAACATTATGCTGTCCTGGGCCTCGCCCGCTCGGGACTGGCGACGGTCGAGGCATTGCTGGCGAGCGGGGCCAAGGTCACCGCTTGGGACGACCGTGAAGAGGCGAGGGCGGCCGCGCCTGAAGGCACCATCGTCGACGATTTCGTCGGCGGCGACCTGACCCGCTTCGACAGCATCGTCGTCACCCCCGGCCTGCCATTGAATCGCCACCCCATCGCCCCGGCAGCCAAGGCGGCGGGGGTCGAGATCATCGGTGACATCGAACTCTTCGCCCGCGCCCGGCCCGAACTGCCGCCGCACAGGGTGGTCGGCATCACCGGCACCAACGGCAAGTCGACCACCACCGCGCTCATTCACCACATTCTCAAGACCGCAGGCGTGCCGACGACGATGGGCGGCAACATTGGCCTGCCGATCCTGGCGCAGGACCCGCTTCCCGAGGGCGGGGTCTATGTGCTCGAACTGTCGAGCTACCAGATCGACCTGACCAAGAGCCTCGACTGCGACGTCGCGGTGTTGCTCAACATCACGCCCGACCATCTCGACCGGTATGAGAGCTTCGAGGCGTACGCAGCGTCGAAGATGCGGCTGTTTGAAATGCAATCGCATGCACATGCTGCCGTGATTGCGACGGATAATTTTTGGGTACGTGAGTATATGATGGCCATGACTGGCGGCCCGGGTTCGATCACACATCGAATTCCCGGAACGCAGATCAATTGGGAGGAGCAGACCCGTTGGCCTGCGCTCCAAGGGCCCCACAATCTAGAAAATGTGTTCGCGGCCGAGAATGCGCGCGTCGATCTCGGCATCCTCCGAGACCTTGTGTGGGGTCCGGGTGGTGCTTTCGAGACCTACCCCGGCCTCCTCCATCGCATGGAGCGCATCCGCGACATCGACGGCGTCCTCTACGTCAACGACAGCAAGGCGACCAATGCCGAAGCCGCCGCGCCCGCGCTCGCCGCTTACCCGCGCATCCGCTGGATCGTCGGCGGGCAGGCCAAGACCGAGAGCCTGGGCGACACCGAAAAGCATCTCGGCCACGTCGTGAAAGCCTATGCCATCGGTGAGGCGGGGCCGATGTTCGCGCGGTTGCTGCGCGATCACGGCATCGAGGTCGCCGAGAGCGGCACGCTCGATGCTGCCGTTCGCGCTGCGGCTGCCGAAGCGCAAGATGGGGAGACGGTGCTGCTGTCGCCCGCCTGCGCCTCGTTCGACCAGTTCGCCAATTTCGAAGCGCGGGGCGATGCCTTCCGCCAGCTAGTGAGTGAATTATGA
- the mraY gene encoding phospho-N-acetylmuramoyl-pentapeptide-transferase, which produces MLYLIAEQLGFPGILNLIRYISFRAGAATATALIIGLLLGPAFIRWLREKQGKGQPIRADGPQSHLAKRGTPTMGGLLILISVAISTLLWMDLKNPYVWACLLVTGGFGLIGFLDDYDKVKKAHHAGLSAKMRLFLEFAIAGFATWLMVRMSGTQLYLPFVQGSVIDLGWLYIAFGAFVIVAFGNAVNLTDGLDGLATMPVIIACMAFTLIAYLVGNAKFATYLGIPHVLGVGDLTILLLAIVGAGLAFLWFNAPPAAVFMGDTGSLALGGAIGAVAVAAHHEFVLAVIGGLFVLEAVSVIIQVFWFKRTGKRIFKMAPIHHHFEHLGWSEPTVVIRFWIISFVLALAGLSTLKLR; this is translated from the coding sequence GTGCTCTACTTAATCGCAGAACAGCTCGGCTTCCCGGGCATCCTGAACCTTATCCGCTACATCAGCTTCCGGGCGGGTGCGGCGACCGCGACCGCGCTGATCATCGGCCTGCTGCTGGGCCCGGCGTTCATCCGCTGGCTGCGCGAGAAGCAGGGCAAGGGCCAGCCGATCCGCGCCGACGGGCCGCAGAGCCACCTCGCCAAGCGCGGCACGCCGACCATGGGCGGGCTGCTGATTCTGATTTCGGTCGCCATCTCCACCCTGCTGTGGATGGACCTCAAAAACCCCTACGTCTGGGCCTGCCTGCTGGTCACCGGCGGGTTCGGGCTGATCGGTTTCCTCGACGATTACGACAAGGTGAAGAAGGCGCACCACGCCGGCCTGTCGGCCAAGATGCGGCTGTTTCTCGAATTCGCTATCGCCGGCTTCGCCACCTGGCTGATGGTGCGGATGAGCGGGACGCAGCTCTACCTGCCATTCGTGCAAGGGTCGGTGATCGACCTTGGCTGGCTCTACATCGCCTTCGGCGCGTTCGTGATCGTCGCCTTCGGCAATGCGGTGAACCTCACCGACGGGCTCGACGGGCTGGCGACCATGCCGGTGATCATCGCCTGCATGGCCTTCACGCTGATCGCCTACCTCGTCGGCAACGCCAAGTTCGCGACCTACCTCGGCATCCCGCATGTTCTGGGGGTCGGCGACCTTACCATCCTGCTGCTCGCCATCGTCGGGGCGGGGCTGGCGTTCCTGTGGTTCAACGCGCCGCCCGCAGCGGTCTTCATGGGCGACACCGGCAGCCTCGCGCTCGGCGGCGCGATCGGCGCGGTCGCAGTGGCGGCGCATCATGAATTCGTGCTGGCGGTCATCGGCGGCCTGTTCGTGCTCGAAGCGGTCAGCGTCATCATCCAGGTGTTCTGGTTCAAGCGGACCGGCAAGCGCATCTTCAAGATGGCGCCGATCCACCACCATTTCGAACATCTGGGGTGGAGCGAGCCGACCGTCGTCATCCGCTTCTGGATCATCAGCTTCGTGCTGGCGCTGGCCGGCCTTTCGACCCTCAAGCTGCGGTGA